A stretch of Leisingera sp. S132 DNA encodes these proteins:
- a CDS encoding PAS domain-containing hybrid sensor histidine kinase/response regulator — protein MSGRLESSVPELRVYAPEHARLAATLLLAVMLMAAPWILPLPHWMGRGLVMVGLTLAAVAALLVVQARMRLNARAMAAELLTGFIEKDATPSFVTDGDGMIHACNGAAVKRFEDAGRETLAGSLRSILANPSAVLYRLQSRARVDGAAREDIVTRRGHVRLAVHQMSGGSFLWRVEDILDRGGNGRGADALPVPMITVGRTGAVLFMNEAARSLIGERVKSTDRLFPALPVLPGQINTLSTKRGPVQVLVSEQNRSQGRSELFLMEVDESSFESAQAGFEALPVPFLKVAPSGEILSSNRMALRLLGVDSCASLKLGQLMEGLGRPMSDWLRDTADGLAPNKSEFLRLSRSDKEVFVQVTLTRVVEDGTPLLIAVLNDATELKTLEAQFVQSQKMQAIGQLAGGVAHDFNNLLTAISGHCDLLLLRHDQGDQDYGDLIQIHENANRAASLVSQLLAFSRKQTLQPETLDVRDTLSDLTHLLNRLVGEKVTLTLSHDPVMKSIRADKRQLEQVLMNLVVNARDAMPQGGEIRVETEVVSLDKPLERNRATVPAGDWVTVKVSDEGVGIAPDKLQKVFEPFYTTKRTGEGTGLGLSTAYGIIKQTGGYIFVDSVKGHGTQFTLFFPVYKQQAEQLAAEKPEAGADKAAAAQHGEGVVLLVEDEAPVRAFASRALRMRGYTVLEAESAEDALRTLEDPGLTVDVFVTDVVMPGMDGPSWVREALKERPDTRVVFVSGYAEGAFGEAEPDVPNSVFLPKPFSLNQLTETVHAQLH, from the coding sequence ATGTCCGGTCGCCTTGAATCCTCCGTCCCGGAACTGCGCGTTTACGCACCTGAACATGCCCGGCTGGCGGCAACCCTGCTGCTGGCGGTGATGCTGATGGCTGCACCTTGGATCCTTCCGCTGCCGCACTGGATGGGCCGCGGCCTGGTCATGGTGGGGCTGACGCTGGCGGCGGTTGCAGCGCTTCTGGTGGTGCAGGCGCGGATGCGGCTGAACGCGCGGGCGATGGCGGCGGAGCTGCTGACCGGCTTCATTGAAAAGGATGCGACCCCCAGCTTTGTCACCGACGGTGACGGAATGATCCACGCGTGCAATGGCGCTGCCGTTAAACGGTTTGAAGACGCGGGCCGCGAAACGCTGGCAGGCTCGCTGCGATCGATCCTCGCCAACCCTTCTGCAGTGCTCTACCGGCTGCAAAGCCGCGCCCGTGTCGATGGTGCGGCACGTGAGGATATCGTTACCCGCCGTGGCCATGTGCGTCTGGCGGTGCACCAGATGAGCGGCGGCAGTTTCCTGTGGCGGGTCGAGGATATCCTGGACCGGGGCGGCAATGGCCGTGGTGCCGATGCGCTGCCGGTGCCGATGATTACCGTGGGCCGCACGGGCGCGGTGCTGTTTATGAACGAGGCCGCACGCAGCCTGATCGGCGAACGGGTGAAGTCCACGGACCGGCTGTTTCCGGCGCTTCCGGTGCTGCCGGGGCAGATCAACACGCTCAGCACCAAGAGGGGGCCGGTGCAGGTGCTTGTGAGCGAGCAGAACCGCAGCCAGGGGCGCAGCGAACTGTTTCTGATGGAAGTGGATGAAAGCAGTTTTGAATCCGCCCAGGCAGGGTTCGAGGCGCTTCCGGTGCCCTTCCTCAAGGTGGCGCCGTCGGGTGAGATCCTGAGCAGCAACCGGATGGCGCTCCGGCTTCTTGGGGTCGACAGCTGCGCCAGTCTGAAACTGGGCCAGCTTATGGAAGGCCTTGGCCGCCCGATGTCGGATTGGCTGCGCGATACCGCGGACGGGCTGGCTCCGAATAAATCGGAATTCCTCCGTCTGTCGCGTTCTGACAAAGAGGTTTTTGTACAGGTCACGCTGACCCGCGTGGTGGAAGACGGGACGCCGCTGCTGATCGCCGTTCTGAATGACGCAACTGAGCTGAAGACGCTGGAGGCGCAATTCGTCCAAAGCCAGAAGATGCAGGCGATCGGCCAGCTGGCAGGCGGGGTTGCGCATGACTTCAACAACCTGCTGACGGCGATATCCGGCCATTGCGACCTGCTGCTGTTGCGCCATGACCAGGGCGATCAGGACTATGGCGATCTGATCCAGATCCATGAAAATGCTAACCGGGCGGCGTCGCTGGTGAGCCAGCTGCTGGCGTTCTCCCGCAAGCAGACCTTGCAGCCGGAAACTCTGGATGTTCGGGATACGCTGTCCGATCTGACCCACCTTCTGAACCGCCTGGTAGGAGAGAAGGTCACACTGACGCTTAGCCACGATCCGGTGATGAAATCGATCCGGGCCGACAAGCGGCAGCTGGAGCAGGTGCTGATGAACCTGGTGGTGAACGCCCGCGATGCGATGCCTCAGGGCGGTGAGATCCGGGTCGAGACCGAGGTCGTTTCGCTCGACAAGCCGCTGGAACGGAACCGGGCAACTGTACCCGCTGGTGACTGGGTGACGGTGAAAGTGTCAGACGAGGGTGTCGGGATTGCACCGGACAAGCTGCAAAAGGTGTTTGAGCCGTTCTATACCACCAAGCGCACGGGTGAGGGGACTGGCCTGGGCTTGTCCACGGCCTACGGTATCATCAAGCAGACCGGCGGCTATATCTTTGTCGATTCGGTGAAAGGCCATGGAACGCAGTTCACCCTGTTTTTTCCAGTCTACAAGCAGCAGGCTGAGCAGCTGGCCGCGGAAAAACCGGAAGCAGGCGCCGACAAGGCTGCCGCTGCTCAGCATGGTGAAGGTGTCGTTCTGCTGGTCGAAGACGAGGCGCCGGTGCGTGCTTTTGCGTCCCGCGCGCTCCGGATGCGCGGCTACACGGTGCTGGAGGCAGAATCGGCTGAGGATGCCCTGCGCACGCTGGAAGATCCCGGTCTGACGGTGGACGTGTTCGTGACAGACGTGGTGATGCCGGGCATGGACGGCCCCAGCTGGGTGCGCGAAGCGCTGAAGGAGCGGCCGGACACTCGCGTGGTTTTTGTTTCCGGCTATGCAGAGGGCGCCTTTGGCGAAGCAGAGCCGGATGTGCCGAACTCTGTCTTCCTGCCAAAACCTTTCTCTCTCAACCAGTTGACCGAGACGGTGCACGCGCAACTGCATTGA
- a CDS encoding sulfotransferase family 2 domain-containing protein translates to MMIFFKERLALLSVPKTGTTAFQAALRDRADLVISDPPELKHAPLYRYNRWIRPMFEKVCGAELEVAAVIREPVSWLGSWYRYRQRPALDGQPNSTKGISFDDFLHAYCKGKPPAFANVGSQAKFLETQPNGCRVNHLFRYEDQEALTTFLETRLDTEIRLERKNVSPQAATELSQETEAHLRRKRAAEFELYNSITAR, encoded by the coding sequence ATGATGATTTTTTTTAAGGAACGGCTGGCACTTCTGTCTGTTCCCAAAACCGGCACCACCGCGTTTCAGGCGGCCCTGCGAGACCGCGCCGATCTGGTGATTTCCGATCCGCCGGAGCTGAAACACGCGCCGCTCTACCGCTACAACCGCTGGATCCGGCCGATGTTCGAAAAGGTTTGCGGGGCGGAATTGGAGGTTGCAGCAGTGATACGGGAACCCGTCAGCTGGCTCGGCAGCTGGTACCGGTACCGTCAGCGGCCTGCACTTGACGGTCAGCCGAATTCAACCAAGGGGATCAGCTTCGACGACTTCCTGCACGCCTATTGCAAGGGCAAACCGCCAGCCTTTGCCAATGTCGGCAGTCAGGCAAAGTTCCTGGAGACGCAGCCCAATGGCTGCAGGGTGAACCATCTGTTCCGCTACGAGGATCAGGAAGCGCTGACAACGTTTCTCGAAACCCGCCTGGACACAGAAATCCGTCTGGAGCGCAAAAACGTGAGCCCTCAGGCTGCCACGGAGCTCAGCCAGGAGACAGAAGCGCACCTGCGGCGCAAACGCGCGGCGGAGTTCGAGCTCTACAACAGCATCACGGCCCGCTGA
- a CDS encoding CaiB/BaiF CoA-transferase family protein, translating to MSAPLENITVLDLTHVLAGPYCSMILSDLGARVIKVERPGAGDDTRAFPPFKNGSSAYFATINHGKQSIALDLKAPQDREIFERLLGQADVLLENYRPGVMQRLGYGWDDLHARFPRLIYGAVSGFGHTGPDALKPAYDMVVQARGGVMSITGEKNREPVRVGASIGDIVAGMFLGHGILAALLDVQKTGQGRFIDVAMLDSQLALLEHAIAITSVSGKAPQPSGARHPSITPFETFHAADGLFVIAAGNDALFARLCEALQLPLAADPRFATNPARCENARLLKRLIEAITLDQPKDHWIAVLSEAGVPTGPIQTVDQVLRDPQILARNMVVDVLDKDGRPENLSAGNPIKMSGLPDPATRRPAPRLDGNRAQILAWLEEVEEQTED from the coding sequence ATGTCCGCCCCCTTGGAAAACATCACCGTTCTGGACCTGACCCATGTTCTGGCAGGCCCCTATTGCTCGATGATCCTGTCGGACCTCGGCGCCAGGGTGATCAAGGTGGAACGGCCCGGCGCAGGCGACGACACCCGCGCCTTCCCGCCCTTCAAGAACGGCAGCAGCGCTTATTTTGCCACCATCAACCACGGCAAACAAAGCATTGCGCTGGATCTGAAGGCGCCGCAGGACCGTGAAATCTTCGAACGCCTTCTGGGCCAGGCAGACGTTCTTTTGGAAAACTACCGTCCCGGCGTGATGCAGCGGCTGGGCTACGGCTGGGACGACCTGCACGCCCGGTTCCCGCGGCTGATCTACGGCGCGGTCTCGGGCTTCGGGCACACCGGCCCCGACGCCCTGAAACCGGCCTATGACATGGTGGTTCAGGCGCGCGGCGGCGTCATGTCGATCACTGGCGAGAAGAACCGCGAGCCGGTCCGGGTCGGCGCCTCCATCGGGGACATCGTTGCGGGCATGTTTCTCGGCCACGGCATCCTCGCCGCGCTTCTGGACGTGCAGAAAACGGGCCAGGGCCGGTTCATCGACGTCGCCATGCTCGACAGCCAGCTGGCCCTCTTGGAACACGCCATCGCCATCACGTCCGTCAGTGGCAAAGCGCCCCAGCCTTCCGGTGCGCGGCATCCGTCAATCACCCCGTTTGAGACCTTCCACGCTGCGGACGGGCTGTTCGTGATCGCGGCAGGCAATGACGCGCTGTTTGCCCGGCTCTGCGAAGCCCTGCAGCTGCCGCTGGCCGCAGACCCGCGCTTTGCCACCAACCCGGCGCGCTGCGAGAACGCCCGCCTTCTGAAACGCTTGATCGAAGCGATTACTCTGGATCAGCCCAAGGATCACTGGATTGCAGTGCTGAGCGAGGCCGGCGTTCCTACCGGTCCGATCCAGACCGTGGATCAGGTGCTGCGCGACCCGCAGATCCTGGCCCGCAACATGGTTGTTGACGTTCTGGACAAGGACGGCCGCCCGGAAAACCTGTCTGCCGGCAATCCGATCAAGATGAGCGGCCTGCCGGACCCGGCAACCCGCCGCCCTGCCCCGCGGCTTGATGGCAATCGGGCACAGATTCTGGCGTGGCTTGAAGAAGTTGAAGAGCAAACGGAAGATTGA
- the guaB gene encoding IMP dehydrogenase, whose product MQIREALTFDDVLLVPGASSVLPNTADTRTRVTQSIALNIPLLSSAMDTVTEARMAIAMAQAGGMGVIHKNLNTEEQAREVRRVKRFVSGIVYNPITLTPDQTLADAQTLQERYRVTGFPVVDGSGRVVGIVTNRDMRFATDASTPVSVMMTSDNLAMLQEPADLEEAKSLMKARRIEKLLVSDKNGKLTGLLTLKDSEQAVLNPTACKDELGRLRVAAASSVGDSGYERSEALIDAGVDVVVVDTAHGHSAGVIDAVKRIKAQYSSIQVIAGNVATGEATRALIDAGADAVKVGIGPGSICTTRMVAGVGVPQLTAIMDCAAAAGDVPVIADGGIKFSGDFAKAIAAGASCAMVGSMIAGTDESPGEVILYQGRSFKSYRGMGSMGAMARGSADRYFQKDAASDKLVPEGIEGQVPYKGGAGAVIHQLVGGLRAAMGYTGCATVDEMRKNCNFVRITGAGLKESHVHDVQITREAPNYRVG is encoded by the coding sequence ATGCAGATTCGTGAGGCTCTCACCTTTGATGATGTTCTACTGGTGCCAGGCGCGTCGAGCGTTCTGCCCAATACCGCGGATACGCGCACACGGGTGACCCAGTCGATCGCCCTGAATATCCCGCTCTTGAGCTCGGCAATGGATACCGTGACCGAGGCGCGAATGGCGATTGCGATGGCGCAGGCCGGTGGCATGGGTGTGATCCACAAGAACCTGAACACTGAGGAGCAAGCACGCGAAGTGCGCCGGGTGAAGCGGTTCGTGTCCGGCATCGTTTACAACCCCATCACCCTGACCCCGGATCAGACCCTGGCGGATGCCCAGACGCTGCAGGAACGTTATCGCGTCACCGGCTTTCCGGTGGTTGATGGATCCGGCCGTGTGGTTGGCATCGTCACCAACCGCGACATGCGTTTTGCCACCGATGCCAGCACCCCGGTTTCGGTGATGATGACCTCGGACAATCTGGCGATGCTGCAGGAACCGGCCGATTTGGAAGAGGCCAAGTCGCTGATGAAGGCGCGCCGGATCGAAAAGCTGCTGGTGTCCGACAAGAACGGCAAGCTGACCGGCCTGCTGACCCTCAAGGATTCGGAACAGGCGGTTCTGAACCCAACCGCCTGCAAGGACGAACTGGGCCGCCTGCGCGTTGCGGCTGCCAGCTCCGTCGGTGACAGCGGCTATGAGCGTTCTGAAGCGCTGATTGATGCGGGTGTGGACGTTGTGGTGGTGGATACCGCACATGGCCATTCCGCAGGCGTGATCGACGCGGTGAAGCGCATCAAGGCGCAGTACAGCAGCATCCAGGTGATTGCCGGTAACGTGGCAACGGGAGAGGCGACCCGCGCGCTGATCGACGCAGGCGCCGATGCGGTCAAGGTTGGCATCGGCCCGGGCTCGATCTGCACCACCCGCATGGTGGCAGGCGTCGGCGTGCCGCAGCTGACCGCGATCATGGATTGCGCCGCAGCGGCGGGCGATGTGCCGGTCATCGCGGATGGCGGTATCAAGTTCTCTGGAGACTTTGCCAAGGCGATTGCAGCGGGTGCATCCTGCGCCATGGTCGGCTCGATGATCGCCGGCACCGATGAGTCCCCCGGTGAAGTGATCCTCTATCAGGGCCGCTCCTTCAAATCCTACCGAGGCATGGGGTCCATGGGCGCGATGGCGCGCGGTTCTGCCGACCGGTATTTCCAGAAGGACGCCGCCAGCGACAAGCTGGTGCCCGAAGGAATCGAAGGCCAGGTGCCGTACAAAGGCGGTGCCGGGGCCGTGATCCACCAGCTGGTGGGCGGGCTGCGTGCCGCTATGGGCTATACCGGCTGTGCAACCGTCGATGAGATGCGCAAGAACTGCAACTTTGTCCGCATCACCGGCGCCGGGCTGAAGGAAAGCCACGTCCATGACGTACAGATCACCCGCGAAGCGCCGAACTACCGGGTGGGCTGA
- the recA gene encoding recombinase RecA — protein sequence MADLLTMKNKVSGDKQKALDSALAQIERQFGKGSIMKLGDGNAMQEIEASSTGSLGLDIALGIGGLPMGRIIEIYGPESSGKTTLTLHCIAEQQKKGGVCAFVDAEHALDPQYAAKLGVDLDELLISQPDTGEQALEITDTLVRSGAVNMVIVDSVAALTPKSELEGDMGDSSVGVQARLMSQAMRKLTGSISRSKCMVIFINQIRMKIGVMFGSPETTTGGNALKFYSSVRLDIRRIGSIKDRDEVVGNATRVKVVKNKVAPPFKQVEFDIMYGEGISKMGELLDLGVAAGVVNKSGAWFSYGDERIGQGRENAKTFLRENPAIAFDIEDKIRASHGLEFERPDVGDADDILEA from the coding sequence ATGGCGGATCTTTTGACCATGAAAAATAAAGTAAGCGGTGACAAGCAAAAGGCGCTCGACAGCGCGCTTGCCCAGATTGAGCGGCAGTTCGGCAAAGGCTCGATCATGAAGCTCGGCGACGGCAATGCCATGCAGGAGATCGAGGCGAGCTCAACCGGCTCTCTGGGGCTTGACATTGCGCTGGGGATCGGCGGCCTGCCGATGGGCCGGATCATTGAAATCTACGGCCCGGAAAGCTCAGGCAAAACCACGCTAACCCTGCACTGCATTGCAGAACAGCAGAAGAAGGGCGGCGTCTGCGCCTTTGTCGACGCGGAACACGCGTTGGACCCCCAATATGCGGCCAAGCTGGGCGTTGATCTGGATGAGCTGCTGATCTCGCAGCCTGACACCGGTGAACAGGCGCTGGAAATCACCGATACGCTGGTGCGCTCCGGCGCGGTCAACATGGTGATCGTCGACTCGGTGGCAGCACTGACCCCGAAGTCGGAGCTTGAGGGCGACATGGGCGACAGCAGCGTCGGCGTGCAGGCCCGCCTGATGAGCCAGGCAATGCGCAAGCTGACCGGCTCCATCAGCCGTTCCAAGTGCATGGTGATCTTCATCAACCAGATCCGCATGAAGATCGGCGTGATGTTCGGCTCCCCCGAAACCACCACTGGCGGCAACGCGCTGAAATTCTATTCCTCTGTCCGGCTGGACATCCGCCGCATCGGCTCGATCAAGGACCGGGACGAGGTGGTCGGCAACGCAACCCGCGTCAAGGTGGTGAAGAACAAGGTGGCACCGCCCTTCAAGCAGGTGGAATTCGACATCATGTATGGCGAAGGCATCTCCAAGATGGGCGAACTGCTGGATCTGGGCGTGGCCGCCGGTGTCGTCAACAAGTCCGGCGCCTGGTTCTCTTACGGGGACGAGCGGATCGGGCAGGGGCGTGAGAACGCCAAGACTTTCCTGAGGGAAAACCCGGCCATCGCTTTCGACATCGAGGACAAGATCCGCGCATCGCATGGCCTGGAGTTCGAGCGCCCTGACGTGGGCGATGCAGATGACATACTTGAGGCTTAA
- a CDS encoding RsmB/NOP family class I SAM-dependent RNA methyltransferase → MTPAARLQAAIEILDQVLAGEPAEKALTSWGRRSRFAGSKDRAAVRDHVFDAVRCLRSHAALGGSRSGRGLILGALREAGQDPDEFFTGQGHAPAPLTDAERVQPPAPVGPEALDVPAWLWPEFSASLGDQAEAAALALRRRAPVHLRVNTARGTVEQAVKALAGEGIQTVAHLAAATALEVTEGARKLRNAKPYQNGLVELQDAASQAVTDRLPLKDGMKVLDYCAGGGGKSLAMAARASLQSFAHDADPRRMKDLPERAARAGARVSLVSTSDLDRSGPFDLVLCDVPCSGSGSWRRAPEGKWRLTAEGLADLQRLQGEILRKAAGLVAPDGVLAYATCSMLDGENSAQVQRFIEESPDWQLEGQHGWQVQDGTDGFYVAMLTRAKRGC, encoded by the coding sequence ATGACCCCCGCCGCCCGCCTGCAGGCGGCCATCGAAATCCTGGATCAGGTGCTGGCGGGGGAACCCGCCGAAAAGGCGCTGACTTCCTGGGGGCGGCGCAGCCGCTTTGCCGGGTCCAAGGACCGGGCAGCAGTGCGCGATCATGTGTTTGATGCGGTGCGCTGCCTGCGCTCGCATGCTGCCCTTGGCGGCAGCCGCAGCGGACGCGGGCTGATTCTGGGCGCATTGCGCGAGGCGGGACAGGACCCCGATGAGTTCTTCACCGGCCAGGGACATGCGCCCGCACCGCTGACCGATGCCGAGCGGGTGCAACCGCCTGCGCCCGTGGGGCCGGAAGCGCTGGATGTTCCTGCTTGGCTCTGGCCGGAGTTCAGCGCCAGCCTGGGAGATCAGGCTGAGGCTGCGGCACTGGCGCTGCGCAGGCGGGCGCCGGTGCATCTGCGGGTGAACACCGCACGCGGAACAGTTGAACAGGCAGTGAAGGCCTTGGCCGGCGAAGGTATCCAGACCGTGGCGCATCTTGCAGCGGCAACCGCTCTGGAAGTGACCGAAGGCGCGCGAAAACTGCGCAATGCCAAGCCCTATCAGAATGGCCTGGTGGAGTTGCAGGACGCAGCCAGTCAGGCGGTGACGGACCGTCTGCCGCTGAAGGATGGCATGAAGGTCCTGGACTATTGTGCCGGCGGCGGCGGCAAGTCTTTGGCCATGGCGGCCAGGGCCAGCCTCCAGAGTTTTGCACATGACGCCGACCCGCGGCGGATGAAGGACCTGCCAGAGCGTGCTGCGCGGGCGGGAGCAAGGGTTTCGCTGGTTTCAACCTCAGATCTGGACCGCTCCGGCCCGTTTGATCTGGTTCTGTGCGACGTGCCTTGTTCCGGTTCAGGCTCCTGGCGGCGGGCGCCGGAAGGTAAATGGCGTCTGACCGCCGAAGGGCTGGCGGATCTGCAACGCCTCCAGGGAGAAATCCTGCGCAAGGCGGCGGGGCTGGTGGCGCCGGACGGGGTGCTGGCCTATGCGACCTGTTCCATGCTTGATGGTGAAAACAGCGCGCAAGTTCAGAGGTTTATCGAGGAAAGTCCGGACTGGCAGCTGGAGGGTCAACACGGTTGGCAAGTGCAGGACGGCACCGATGGGTTCTATGTTGCCATGTTGACGCGTGCGAAACGCGGTTGTTAG
- a CDS encoding ASKHA domain-containing protein, with product MTDEPLVVFTPSGKRGRFPAGTPILTAARQLGVDLDSVCGGRGICSKCQITPSYGEFPKHGVTVSEDALSEWNKVEQRYKDKRGLIDGRRLGCQATVQGDIVIDVPPESQVHRQVVRKRAEARDIAMNPSTRLYYVEVEEPDMHKPTGDMERLIEALDQQWNLKGVKTDLHILNVLQPALRKGGWKVTVAVHLGDENHPPKIMHIWPGYYEGSVYGLAVDLGSTTIAAHLCDLKTGEVVASSGIMNPQIRFGEDLMSRVSYSMMNKGGDQEMTRAVREGMNALFTQIAAEAEIDKALIVDAVFVCNPVMHHLFLGIDPFELGQAPFALATSNALALRAVELELNIHPAARVYLLPCIAGHVGADAAAVALSEAPDKSEDLVLVVDVGTNAEILLGNKEKVLACSSPTGPAFEGAQISSGQRAAPGAIERVEINPETKEPRFRVIGSEIWSDEDGFAEAIATTGITGICGSGIIEAIAEMRLAGVLDASGLIGSAEQTGSSRCIQDGRTNAYMLWDGSAEGGPTITVTNPDIRAIQMAKAALYSGARLLMDKFGVDTVDRVVLAGAFGAHISAKHAMVLGMIPDCVLEKVTSAGNAAGTGARIALLNTEARGEIEETVRRIEKIETAVEPRFQEHFVNASAIPNSAEPFPILETVVTLPQVNFNTGGGDGDGAGGGRRRRRRG from the coding sequence ATGACTGACGAACCCCTCGTTGTGTTTACCCCCTCCGGCAAGCGCGGGCGTTTCCCCGCGGGCACGCCGATCCTGACCGCTGCGCGGCAGCTCGGCGTCGATCTCGACTCGGTCTGCGGCGGCCGCGGGATTTGCTCCAAGTGCCAGATCACCCCTTCCTACGGCGAATTCCCCAAGCACGGCGTGACCGTGTCCGAAGACGCGCTGAGCGAGTGGAACAAGGTCGAGCAGCGCTACAAGGACAAGCGCGGCCTGATCGACGGCCGCCGCCTCGGCTGCCAGGCCACTGTGCAGGGCGACATCGTCATCGACGTGCCGCCGGAAAGCCAGGTCCACCGCCAGGTGGTGCGCAAGCGCGCAGAGGCCCGCGACATCGCCATGAACCCCTCCACCCGGCTGTATTATGTCGAGGTGGAAGAGCCCGACATGCACAAGCCCACCGGCGACATGGAGCGTCTGATCGAGGCGCTGGACCAGCAATGGAACCTCAAAGGTGTCAAGACCGACCTCCATATCCTGAATGTGCTGCAGCCTGCCCTGCGCAAGGGCGGCTGGAAGGTCACCGTCGCGGTGCACTTGGGCGACGAAAACCACCCGCCCAAGATCATGCACATCTGGCCCGGCTACTATGAGGGCTCGGTTTACGGCCTCGCGGTCGACCTTGGCTCCACCACCATCGCCGCGCACCTGTGTGACCTGAAAACCGGTGAAGTTGTTGCCTCATCCGGCATCATGAACCCGCAGATACGCTTTGGCGAAGACCTGATGAGCCGGGTGTCTTATTCGATGATGAACAAGGGCGGTGATCAGGAGATGACCCGCGCGGTGCGTGAGGGCATGAACGCGCTGTTCACCCAGATCGCGGCTGAGGCAGAAATCGACAAGGCGCTGATTGTGGACGCGGTGTTTGTCTGCAACCCGGTGATGCACCACCTGTTCCTGGGCATTGATCCGTTCGAGCTGGGCCAGGCGCCGTTTGCGCTGGCAACCTCCAACGCGCTGGCACTGCGCGCGGTGGAGCTGGAGCTGAACATCCATCCAGCCGCCCGCGTCTACCTGCTGCCCTGTATCGCCGGGCACGTCGGTGCCGATGCCGCCGCAGTCGCCCTGTCAGAGGCACCCGACAAATCCGAGGACCTGGTCCTGGTTGTCGACGTGGGCACAAACGCCGAGATCCTGCTGGGCAACAAGGAAAAGGTTCTCGCCTGCTCTTCCCCCACCGGCCCGGCGTTCGAAGGCGCACAAATCTCCAGCGGCCAGCGCGCCGCGCCTGGCGCCATCGAACGCGTAGAAATCAACCCGGAGACCAAGGAGCCCCGCTTTCGGGTGATTGGTTCCGAAATCTGGTCGGACGAGGACGGGTTCGCCGAAGCCATCGCCACCACCGGCATCACCGGCATCTGCGGCTCCGGCATCATCGAAGCGATTGCCGAAATGCGCCTTGCAGGCGTGCTGGACGCTTCCGGCCTGATCGGTTCGGCTGAACAGACCGGCTCTTCCCGCTGCATCCAGGACGGGCGCACCAATGCCTACATGCTGTGGGACGGCTCCGCCGAGGGCGGCCCGACCATCACCGTCACCAACCCGGACATCCGCGCCATCCAGATGGCCAAGGCCGCGCTCTACTCCGGTGCACGCCTGCTGATGGACAAGTTCGGCGTCGACACCGTGGACCGCGTGGTGCTGGCCGGTGCCTTTGGCGCGCATATCTCCGCCAAACACGCGATGGTGCTGGGCATGATCCCCGACTGTGTGCTGGAGAAGGTCACTTCGGCCGGCAACGCCGCAGGCACCGGCGCCCGCATTGCGCTCTTGAACACCGAGGCGCGCGGCGAGATTGAGGAAACCGTGCGCCGGATCGAGAAGATCGAAACCGCCGTCGAGCCCCGCTTCCAGGAGCATTTCGTGAACGCCTCCGCGATCCCGAACTCGGCGGAACCCTTCCCGATCCTGGAAACCGTGGTCACCCTTCCGCAGGTGAATTTCAACACCGGTGGCGGTGATGGCGACGGCGCGGGCGGCGGCCGCCGCAGACGCCGCCGCGGCTGA